One part of the Treponema sp. OMZ 787 genome encodes these proteins:
- a CDS encoding hydrogenase maturation nickel metallochaperone HypA, translating to MHELSLVMEVVRRVDAIAKSNNVTEVDTIVLQIGEIATVVPHFVQACYPAAVDGTWMADTKLKIEMVKASVRCSSCTQVFDPIEYHGVCPSCSCNEHEILTGREFMIKEIVCY from the coding sequence ATGCACGAATTAAGTTTGGTCATGGAAGTTGTCCGGCGGGTTGATGCAATCGCTAAATCCAATAATGTCACCGAGGTCGATACAATAGTTTTACAAATCGGCGAAATTGCAACCGTTGTTCCGCACTTTGTTCAAGCCTGCTATCCTGCCGCCGTAGACGGAACATGGATGGCAGACACAAAGCTGAAAATCGAAATGGTAAAGGCTTCTGTACGCTGCAGCAGTTGCACTCAAGTTTTTGACCCGATAGAATATCACGGCGTATGCCCTTCCTGTTCTTGTAATGAGCATGAGATTCTTACAGGCCGGGAATTTATGATAAAAGAAATTGTATGTTATTGA
- a CDS encoding FAD-dependent oxidoreductase — protein sequence MSKKDKPKKILYAVDYKPKRKSPFLLDFANHLNRTKPGSKRSITYDDPEYYVMENIVSDEMAKVGMFLKIRTPLSAQDIAPLCGKTVEETEKILWDLAYVGCCLTNTIDGVNKYWTEIWVPGIMEMINNNKELTEKHPEITIAFDAYGKKKGEIAPGILPMGVSPMRVIPIQSAIESDTHHASYEEISHYLNQHTLFSVSDCSCRTVREKMGEGCGHLKEDMCIQMGHAAEYYIKTGRARQITREEAFEIIKRAEENGLMHDIPNLDGEGKTHAICNCCGCGCLAIRNAIMYRNPDFSRSNYISVIDEEKCVACGECVEHCPSNALRLGQKICSSKPIPEEKTVKTPRDHRWGPEDWNPDYRTNRQVVVKTGTSPCKANCPAHIGVQGYIKLAAQGKYREALELIKLENPFPAVCGHVCPRYCEQGCSRLGLDEAVAVDDIKKFIAEQDLNSEHRYVPKKKRDYHDKKIAVIGGGPAGLSCAYYLAIDNYDVTVFEKEKSLGGMLKFGIPSFRLEKKVLDSEIDVLRELGVNFKTGIEVGKDISLDELRAQDFKAFYLAIGAQKGRLLGIEGEDAAGVITGVDFLREENLNETKSLSGKVIVIGGGNVAVDVARMAVRAGGEEVSMFCLEKREEMPALPEEIHEAEEEGIKITNSWGPKRILVQDGKVSGVEFKKCVSVFDKDGRFSPAYDENDTMTVECSFVITSVGQAIDLGAILEGSACEINKNQTVKADPVTYQSAQKDIFVGGDVLTGPKFAIDAIAQGKEGAVSIHRFVHPGQSLVMGRTKRDYKPLDRENLELAGFDRLPRQRAEEPSGEEGKKTFRDLRKTLTEDQVKAETERCLKCGAVKVDEYMCIGCGMCTTRCRFGAISLKRVYDAHPSSLEKIKGVVIRNMVKREGKILFNKIFKPSPKHK from the coding sequence ATGAGTAAAAAAGACAAGCCTAAAAAGATCCTGTATGCAGTCGATTATAAGCCGAAAAGAAAGAGTCCCTTTCTTTTGGACTTTGCCAACCATTTAAACCGGACAAAACCGGGGTCCAAAAGGTCTATTACCTACGATGATCCCGAATACTATGTTATGGAAAACATCGTTTCAGATGAAATGGCAAAGGTCGGGATGTTTTTAAAAATAAGAACGCCCCTGAGTGCCCAAGATATAGCTCCTCTATGCGGAAAAACCGTAGAGGAAACCGAAAAGATTCTTTGGGATTTGGCCTATGTGGGATGCTGCCTTACGAACACAATCGATGGGGTAAATAAGTATTGGACCGAAATCTGGGTTCCCGGCATTATGGAGATGATTAACAACAACAAGGAACTCACCGAAAAGCATCCCGAAATAACCATAGCCTTCGATGCCTACGGCAAAAAGAAGGGAGAAATAGCTCCCGGTATCTTGCCCATGGGAGTTTCTCCGATGAGGGTTATTCCAATTCAAAGTGCAATCGAAAGCGATACCCATCATGCAAGCTATGAAGAAATTTCTCATTACTTAAATCAGCACACTCTTTTTAGTGTTTCCGACTGTTCTTGCAGAACGGTGCGCGAAAAGATGGGAGAAGGCTGCGGCCATCTAAAAGAAGATATGTGTATCCAGATGGGACACGCCGCCGAGTATTATATAAAGACCGGAAGAGCGAGGCAGATTACACGTGAAGAAGCCTTTGAAATTATAAAAAGAGCTGAAGAAAACGGGCTCATGCACGATATTCCAAACCTTGACGGAGAAGGTAAAACTCATGCCATCTGTAACTGCTGCGGATGCGGCTGTCTTGCTATCCGAAATGCAATTATGTACAGGAATCCCGATTTTTCCCGCTCAAATTATATTTCGGTAATTGATGAAGAAAAATGTGTAGCCTGCGGTGAATGTGTAGAGCACTGTCCGTCTAATGCCCTAAGACTGGGGCAAAAAATCTGCTCGTCAAAGCCCATCCCCGAAGAAAAGACCGTAAAAACTCCTCGAGACCACCGATGGGGACCTGAAGACTGGAATCCTGATTACCGCACAAACAGGCAGGTTGTCGTAAAGACCGGAACAAGCCCCTGTAAGGCTAACTGTCCCGCCCATATAGGTGTTCAAGGTTATATAAAACTTGCAGCTCAAGGAAAATACAGGGAGGCCTTGGAACTTATAAAACTCGAAAATCCCTTCCCGGCAGTATGCGGTCATGTCTGTCCCCGTTATTGCGAACAAGGCTGTTCACGGCTAGGTCTCGATGAGGCCGTTGCCGTTGACGATATCAAAAAATTTATAGCGGAGCAGGATCTTAATTCGGAGCACCGCTATGTTCCGAAAAAGAAAAGAGACTATCACGATAAAAAAATCGCCGTTATAGGCGGCGGCCCTGCCGGCCTTTCATGCGCCTACTATCTTGCAATAGACAATTACGATGTAACCGTCTTTGAAAAAGAAAAATCTTTGGGCGGAATGTTAAAATTCGGCATCCCCTCATTTAGGCTCGAAAAAAAAGTTCTTGATTCCGAAATAGATGTTTTAAGAGAACTGGGCGTAAACTTTAAAACCGGAATCGAGGTAGGAAAGGATATAAGCCTTGATGAACTTAGAGCTCAAGACTTTAAGGCCTTTTACCTTGCAATCGGAGCCCAAAAGGGAAGGCTCTTGGGCATTGAAGGCGAAGATGCAGCCGGCGTAATTACCGGTGTGGACTTTTTAAGGGAAGAAAACTTAAACGAAACCAAAAGCCTTTCAGGCAAGGTAATCGTTATCGGAGGCGGAAACGTAGCCGTTGACGTTGCCCGAATGGCAGTCCGCGCAGGCGGAGAAGAAGTTTCTATGTTCTGCCTTGAAAAGAGGGAAGAAATGCCTGCCCTTCCCGAAGAAATCCATGAGGCCGAAGAAGAGGGTATAAAGATTACAAACTCATGGGGCCCCAAACGAATCCTCGTTCAAGACGGAAAGGTTAGCGGAGTGGAATTTAAAAAATGCGTTTCCGTTTTTGATAAGGACGGAAGGTTCAGCCCTGCCTATGATGAAAACGATACCATGACTGTCGAGTGCAGCTTTGTTATAACCTCGGTAGGACAGGCAATCGATTTGGGGGCTATCTTGGAAGGTTCCGCCTGCGAGATAAACAAAAACCAAACCGTAAAGGCCGACCCGGTTACCTATCAGAGCGCTCAAAAAGACATCTTTGTAGGCGGCGATGTGTTGACAGGTCCCAAATTCGCCATAGATGCCATAGCCCAGGGAAAGGAGGGTGCTGTTTCGATTCACCGCTTTGTACATCCCGGGCAAAGTTTGGTTATGGGAAGAACAAAGAGGGATTATAAACCCTTAGACCGTGAAAACTTGGAGCTTGCAGGCTTTGACCGGCTGCCCCGCCAAAGAGCGGAAGAACCTTCCGGCGAAGAAGGCAAAAAGACCTTTAGGGATTTACGCAAGACCTTAACCGAAGATCAGGTCAAGGCTGAAACTGAACGCTGTTTAAAATGCGGAGCCGTCAAGGTTGACGAGTATATGTGCATAGGCTGCGGAATGTGTACTACGCGCTGCCGCTTCGGAGCCATCAGCTTAAAGCGTGTTTATGATGCTCACCCGAGTAGCCTCGAAAAGATTAAGGGTGTCGTTATAAGAAACATGGTAAAAAGGGAAGGCAAAATTTTATTTAACAAGATTTTTAAACCTTCTCCCAAACACAAATAA
- a CDS encoding DUF3784 domain-containing protein: MTAFYIIAGLLAVFGILIHKFKFYFLIAGYNMMSKEEKEEYNASSIGKHVGLSLYLLSGLSLAVGLFFQFFQMSKQTEKLVIAVYVIFTMITVSILLVKENKKRLNEVIPFIVFINIVVLIILALVIFAG; encoded by the coding sequence ATGACAGCTTTTTATATAATTGCAGGATTGCTTGCGGTTTTCGGTATTTTAATTCACAAGTTTAAATTCTATTTTTTGATTGCGGGTTATAATATGATGAGTAAGGAGGAAAAAGAAGAATATAATGCATCTTCCATAGGCAAGCATGTAGGGCTTAGCCTCTATCTTCTTTCAGGCCTTTCCTTGGCTGTAGGCCTTTTTTTTCAGTTTTTTCAAATGTCCAAACAAACCGAAAAACTTGTAATAGCAGTCTATGTAATTTTTACAATGATTACAGTTTCAATCCTCTTGGTAAAAGAAAATAAAAAAAGACTAAACGAAGTTATTCCCTTTATCGTGTTTATAAATATTGTCGTTTTAATTATTTTGGCTCTAGTTATTTTTGCAGGGTAA
- a CDS encoding class I SAM-dependent methyltransferase, translating into MNNYIKLNEDRWNNVKNDYTEPLTHEELEEVRNNPISVALTVGKKVPKEWFEKANGKKILGLACGGGQQGPVFAIKGYDVTIMDFSKSQLQKDDMVAKREGLKINTVQGDMTKPFPFENETFDIIFNPVSNVYVEDLENIYKEASRVLKKGGLLMVGFMNPWIYMYDSDIVWDKPDEELLLKFSIPFNSKELEEEGKITINPEYGYEFSHTLETQIRGQLKNGLAMIDFYESCDKRHRLSCYGNDYIATLCIKL; encoded by the coding sequence ATGAACAATTATATAAAATTAAATGAAGATAGATGGAATAATGTAAAAAATGACTATACTGAGCCATTGACACATGAAGAATTAGAAGAAGTTAGAAATAATCCAATTTCTGTTGCATTAACTGTTGGGAAAAAAGTTCCAAAAGAATGGTTTGAAAAAGCAAACGGAAAAAAGATATTAGGTTTAGCTTGTGGTGGTGGACAGCAGGGACCAGTTTTTGCTATAAAAGGTTATGATGTAACCATAATGGATTTTTCTAAATCACAATTACAAAAAGATGATATGGTTGCTAAAAGAGAAGGCTTAAAAATCAACACAGTTCAAGGCGATATGACAAAACCATTTCCATTTGAAAATGAAACTTTTGATATTATTTTTAATCCAGTTTCAAATGTATATGTAGAAGATTTAGAAAACATATATAAAGAAGCCTCTCGAGTATTGAAAAAGGGTGGATTGTTAATGGTCGGATTTATGAATCCTTGGATATACATGTATGATTCTGACATTGTATGGGACAAACCCGATGAGGAATTACTTTTAAAGTTTTCAATACCTTTTAATTCAAAAGAGCTTGAAGAGGAAGGCAAGATAACCATAAATCCGGAATATGGATATGAATTTAGCCATACATTAGAAACTCAGATTAGAGGACAACTTAAAAATGGTCTCGCTATGATAGATTTTTATGAATCATGTGATAAAAGACATAGATTATCATGTTATGGAAATGACTATATAGCTACACTCTGCATTAAACTATAA
- a CDS encoding alpha/beta hydrolase — MKKVAVYIHGKSGSADEARHYEKFFSDTYDVKGFDYKSELPWEAKSEFQKYFADISLKYDGILLIANSIGAYFSLISLSGIIEKAMFISPIVDMEKLILDIMQKADVSEKELSLKKVINTPFGESLSWEYLSYVRDNPITWNIPTSILYGKSDNITSLKTIRNFAGKINADLTVMENGEHWFHTEEQMTFLDNWFKANI; from the coding sequence ATGAAAAAAGTTGCTGTATATATACATGGCAAAAGTGGCTCCGCTGACGAAGCTCGTCATTATGAGAAGTTTTTTAGTGATACGTATGATGTGAAAGGTTTTGATTATAAATCGGAATTACCATGGGAAGCCAAATCGGAATTTCAAAAATATTTTGCTGATATTTCTTTAAAATATGATGGGATTCTCTTAATTGCAAATAGCATTGGAGCGTATTTTTCGTTAATATCATTATCTGGGATTATTGAAAAAGCAATGTTTATTTCGCCCATTGTCGATATGGAAAAGCTGATTTTGGATATAATGCAAAAAGCAGATGTATCCGAAAAAGAACTTAGCTTGAAAAAAGTAATCAATACGCCGTTCGGGGAGTCCTTATCCTGGGAATATCTTTCGTATGTTAGAGACAATCCTATCACATGGAATATCCCGACCAGCATTCTTTATGGTAAGAGTGATAATATAACTTCTTTAAAAACTATCCGTAATTTTGCGGGTAAAATAAATGCGGACTTAACGGTTATGGAGAATGGCGAGCATTGGTTTCATACAGAGGAACAAATGACTTTTTTAGACAACTGGTTCAAAGCGAATATTTAA
- a CDS encoding DNA glycosylase AlkZ-like family protein: MEIINWKAIVLKKMGFIEPMTVHQICRQHNGVQAQVRSYADVGFLTRMRTEDFSRPWSLDLVRQWSVRGTLHAYLKEEIPLYLYEGRNYLKPNLSLPSHDGKISAKEKGYYGDLILETLESGHKSRDELKEICRKEGLSKEKEASLFDSWGGIIASLISEGKIYQEYGRQYFGLLESYEPWDKEKAELEIARRYFSGFGPVSLADARYYFKENKGLIENWMKKLDLKTVEVEGTIRYYAGELEEGDIPQIIFIAGFDALLLAFEKRENPFFDPKYIRDIYTLTGIVKPVIMLNSELAATWRKEKNKVYVRPLKKLRKKEISLIECEGIKKFQEISEVLFEE, translated from the coding sequence ATGGAAATAATCAATTGGAAAGCAATAGTATTAAAAAAAATGGGTTTTATAGAGCCCATGACGGTACATCAAATTTGCAGACAGCATAATGGAGTACAGGCACAGGTTCGCTCTTATGCAGATGTGGGATTTTTGACGAGGATGAGAACTGAGGATTTTTCCAGGCCTTGGAGTTTGGATTTAGTACGTCAATGGTCTGTCAGAGGAACGCTTCATGCTTATCTGAAGGAGGAAATTCCGCTTTACTTATACGAAGGGCGGAATTATTTAAAACCAAATTTATCGCTACCTTCTCACGACGGGAAAATTTCAGCAAAAGAAAAAGGCTATTATGGAGATTTGATTCTGGAAACATTAGAAAGCGGTCATAAAAGTCGAGATGAGTTGAAGGAGATCTGTCGCAAAGAGGGCTTATCGAAAGAAAAAGAAGCGTCCCTATTTGATTCTTGGGGCGGGATCATAGCTTCTTTGATTTCTGAAGGCAAAATTTATCAAGAATATGGACGGCAATATTTTGGTTTATTAGAAAGCTATGAGCCTTGGGATAAGGAGAAAGCGGAATTGGAGATTGCTCGCCGATACTTTTCCGGTTTCGGACCGGTATCTTTGGCGGATGCAAGGTATTATTTTAAAGAGAATAAAGGGCTCATCGAAAACTGGATGAAAAAACTGGATTTAAAAACCGTGGAAGTTGAGGGAACAATTAGATATTATGCAGGAGAATTGGAGGAAGGAGATATTCCCCAAATTATATTTATCGCAGGGTTTGATGCTCTTTTATTGGCTTTTGAGAAAAGAGAAAACCCTTTCTTTGATCCCAAATATATAAGAGATATTTATACTTTGACAGGAATTGTAAAACCTGTGATTATGTTAAATAGTGAATTGGCTGCCACCTGGAGAAAAGAAAAGAACAAAGTATATGTTCGGCCTTTAAAAAAATTAAGAAAAAAAGAGATAAGCCTGATTGAATGTGAAGGGATCAAGAAATTTCAAGAAATATCAGAGGTGCTGTTTGAAGAATGA
- a CDS encoding transposon-encoded TnpW family protein has product MEELKNTDKKGISTKRKIGKTTYEVVIHFNENATETMQDKLTRIMLRELRRKSDEKKDDFD; this is encoded by the coding sequence ATGGAAGAACTGAAAAACACAGATAAAAAAGGCATTAGCACAAAGAGAAAGATTGGAAAGACCACCTATGAGGTTGTTATCCACTTCAATGAAAATGCAACTGAAACAATGCAAGATAAGCTGACAAGAATAATGCTGAGGGAGCTTAGGAGAAAATCGGACGAAAAAAAAGATGATTTTGATTAA
- a CDS encoding flavodoxin family protein, with amino-acid sequence MKIVIIHGQSHKGSTYNSSRMLADKLGGEVSEFFLPKDFNHFCIGCGNCFTKGESMCPHFEQLQPITNAIDESDIIILASPVYVYHVTGSMKAFLDHYGYRWMVHRPSESMFSKQAVCVSTAAGAGMKKANKDMADSTFFWGCAKTYKLGIAVWETDWKRVDEKIKSKVDHQTTTLSNKIKNNYTKVRPSIKTRILFNIMRIIQKKGLNERDKTYWQEKGWLAKNRPWK; translated from the coding sequence ATGAAAATAGTTATTATACATGGTCAAAGTCATAAAGGTTCAACATATAATAGTTCAAGAATGCTTGCAGATAAATTGGGTGGAGAAGTATCGGAATTTTTTCTACCAAAAGATTTTAATCATTTCTGTATTGGGTGTGGGAATTGCTTTACTAAAGGAGAAAGTATGTGTCCGCATTTCGAACAATTACAGCCAATTACAAATGCCATAGATGAGTCGGATATAATTATTCTTGCAAGCCCTGTATATGTATATCATGTTACAGGTTCAATGAAAGCGTTTCTTGACCATTATGGTTATAGATGGATGGTTCACCGACCAAGTGAAAGTATGTTTTCAAAACAAGCTGTCTGTGTTTCAACAGCTGCTGGGGCAGGAATGAAAAAAGCTAATAAAGATATGGCAGATAGCACATTCTTTTGGGGATGTGCTAAAACTTATAAATTAGGTATTGCAGTTTGGGAGACGGATTGGAAGAGAGTTGACGAGAAGATAAAATCAAAGGTTGACCACCAAACAACAACTCTCTCGAATAAAATAAAAAATAACTATACAAAGGTAAGACCTTCAATAAAAACAAGGATTTTATTCAATATTATGAGAATTATTCAAAAAAAGGGATTGAATGAGAGAGATAAGACATATTGGCAAGAGAAAGGATGGCTTGCTAAAAATCGTCCATGGAAATAA